Part of the Dreissena polymorpha isolate Duluth1 chromosome 12, UMN_Dpol_1.0, whole genome shotgun sequence genome, tccATAAACTcgtttgaataaagtgatagaatggcataagggtctttatttaactatgctaaaataattattaaagaccctagatgcaaaatcgtcaattattaagttaaatggattattagatggattttaaaggataattaaaggtaagatactagttcttacgtgttttgattattgtttgtacttttgtcgttccctgttctcggggaaatgatttaaacatgggcgccattgatgcatcggatcacacacggcatacccataacattttataaaaaacacgttctgcgcgtccttaaattcgtcgtccgaagtcggaaaacgtattgccctgtatattttgtcaaataaagtgtcagtcgctgcaattgtctgtttactcgtcaaaattgccAAGGTCTTcaatagctaaagaaacttcagcgtacagtttattcagtattgacagacctgtacaaagtcgcgccagtcaaaaatcataaaaagcgacatttaaagttatggtagccggaacaaggtcgtcgatggtgtacatgtatgttaacatcgacatcattttgtcaggagcaatcgccgccatattggattttgagcattttctttcgaaaataaaatgaattatagtaaagtaaaatcttcttttcgcggtcgtaatgtgttaaaactcgcatactgcgtaaaattgaatgcaggcatatggtgatattttttacttgttttatagtttgtgtgtgaattttttaaagactattttgcgtaccagaacaaatacatgtatatcactacgcatggttacatttgttagattttaagcgcttttatgactgaattaaaattattgttaaggttattagatctatttatgttaaatgtcacgttgaaaaaatcaaatagGATAAAttgaatactaggattagcgttgaatacagagaagtttatgttgctcggctcgaacaccgaaagcgctcgccaaggctcgcgcttccggcgttctaagcctcgcaacataaacttctctgtattcaacgctaacctagtattctctatatatacaacATTGACACGATACTTTTGTTAAATACAACATCCAACCAATTTAAATCATAGACTATTCAAATCATAGACATATCATTTTTTGTCTTATCGAGCACTCacacttatatataatatttaagtgtTGCGGTTTGTAAATACTACACACTATCAACGTTTATACATACTGCATATTTGCTCTACACGCATAACAGACAATATTCTGAAAAcaaaggcacacacacacacctgtTAAACGTTATTCAACTGTATTGAATGAATATTCGCACATTGACAAACATTACttaaacttatatttataattgACTGACAATACATACTCTTATGGATGCGTGTTATGTGTATATGTACATCGCAAAAGCAAGCTCAAAGTACAAAAACAGAGTTCCGAATAATTACTATTTCCAGATAGGTCGGTTGTATGTGTagttcaaacatttaaacacaaaacaaaacaagtttacGAGTGTTGTATGTTCAGAGTAAAAACTACTACTGATATAACTTATAATACGCATGGCACATTGCCCGCTGTTACGATTCACTAGCACATGGACTGCGAGTGCACAACACCAGTCAAACTCGTACTTCCACGCCGAGTGCTGTTGAAGTTGTACATCGCAGACTGTTCAGTCGCAAGGCTTCTGTACTGAACATTTGGACAGCAAAAGAACAGGTATCGATTGTAATATTTCCGAAACTGGCTGCTTAGGATATACAATGCATACGGGTTCACACACGAATATATAAACGTGAGACAGAAGGAGGCTATTTTCAGTACGTGCCAACCCATATTGTACTCCGGATCAAAGAAATTACCGGCAAGAATCGATACATGTCTAGGTAACCAGCAGCATATAAATATAAGAACAAAAGTCATGACTATTTTGGCCACTTTCACGCGCACCTGCACCTGACGTTTTTGTTGTTGGTTCATAGATGTGTCTTTTACGGACTCGCAGGGCATCTGCCGACTGCTGACTACCAGAATCCTCGCCATCATTGTGTAAAACGCGCTAATGATTATTACTGGGACCAAAAAGATAACGATAAAACGAAACATTGAGTGCGCCTTAGGGTACCATGTTAGCAAACGTCCATCTGGATAAATGTCGCAGTATGCAATAGTCGGTGGGATTTTAGTTGTGTTGCCAGTATTTGGCATATGACCGAGAGAATACATAAGGTCGGACGTTACTGCTTCGGGGATCGCCAGAACCATAGCAAGAATCCATATTCCGACCGCCGTGATGACTGTTATTAACTTCGGTTTGCCCATATGTTTGCTCATTGGATGCACAATAGCGATATATCTGTCCCCACTGAGAGCGGTTAATGTGAACACAGACACTCCGAGAGAAAGTGTTTGCATGTATTCATTCAATTTACAAACAATACTTCCGAACGGCCAAGACGTTACTGAATATAATGTGTAGGAGAATGGCACGGAAAACAACAATAGAAACAAATCACCAACTGATATACTGACAACAAAAATGTTAGGCGTATTTCGCATTGATTTGTTTTTCAACACAGTCACGATAAGAGCTACGTTTCCAACAGTTCCGATCAGAAAAATAATTGCGAAGAGAACAGGGACAATTATTGCTTCAAGGTTCTGATGGGGCTCGATCATGACGTTTGAGGCGTTTGCTGTTGCAGATTCATTACTGATCATGTCtgcaaatgttttattcaagTTCTGTACCGACGGCGGTGGGCTTGATACATCCATCTTACGAAATGCACTATGTATTGTTTAATATCCCCAATATCTGAAAGTACACAAAACGTTGTCATAACAAGTTATGTATACTCACAAACCATATTCAAATACGCATGTATTTATAAACGCATTATTAAAAAAGTAAccttaatactcaaaatcaacacaTATTTGGAAACATCCTTCGTAAATTAAGTAAACACATacacaaatcagtgttccttatagcaatagcaaacaTCTCTACTCTCTATGGGTATCGTaatatagatttaacgagatacaaaatgctcgtttttatttgtttttgcgcAGCAATATAAtccattttcatttcattcaacGATATTTAACCTGCCTCTGTttcaaacattgacctaataaagcagggtcgactGAACTAGATGATCACAGGCAGTACCTCGCGAGACCACAATCTAACCGAAAGTATGTTTTCCTATGCGCCAATTAACATgttataatatttgaccttttacaaaatttacaggCGAAATTCCTGCGAACacttttgtaaaaattaaatgataatgaaattaataaatgtgtattcaatttAAGCAAGCATATGgctattatgtaataaatttcaCCTTTAAATGTATTTACTCATAACCTTCAATGTACGGAGTTTTGTAATATAAATAGAAAGGTTACACTCCATTGATACACTTTCAATTTCGGTCGTctgcaattgattttatttttcaatgaaatatcattaaatcgaacaaaataaagacaaaatgtaaaatgaagcaggataaatcgaatgcATGGTTAATGCCGAgctggagaaagtttatccggtttggcccgccctattttctttttataagtCTGACCGGGTAATCCTTCTCCATCTCGGCACTAACCATGTATTGtctatatattcatacgacacacgaacacttacttggtacatgaacatgtgtaaaaaatatgttgtcccaaaaaaaaggaaaaaaaaacacaacattttgtaTCGTGTTTAATCTATATTCCTAAACCACATATAGCGTTGACATTTTCACTTTTCCTATAATGAACATTGCTTGTTTAAGAGttaacgaaatatttgttgattgtgTTGGTGTATGGGCTTTTATCATACCATAATTGTTTTCAATGCACCCCGCCATATATACACAGACGTGTATATTATACAACATTTAAGAAATACTGCTTCTCATTGttacataattaaacaaaacaataacaaccacATTCTAGAGTATTTGTGAAATACATCGATGGCACATGTGTACCGATTTTAAACCAATCAGACAAGCAAACCTTCTTTAAATATGCACATGCTAAAACTGAAACTGAATAAAAACTGTAAATATGTGAACATAATTGCTTAATGAAAGCTCGAAAACAAAAAGTTTGTATCATGCTAAAATagaaatatatgcatatatgtaaaCGTAAACTTAAACGTTCAATTAATAAGTACACGTGCACTGAAACTGCGCGTGAAGTTGTAATCCAAATGGGCTGGTTAGTTTAAGTAAATACGATTTAACACTGAAAATGACATGTTACTGGAATTCTAAAAACTATTGTATGTCCAAAACACTCTCACGTTTTCCGAAGGAGTACTTTCTTATACAGCAGAGTCCAAATGAATAGTCTACCGGCATTTATTGTTAAGAGATATCTGTTTTGTGTGTATGCAAGAACACACACAGTTTACAGTTTCGACAGAGAATCGCACGGAAAGTCTGTTTGTGATATATAGAATCAGCAATTCAGCGCGTGTAAACGACCGGTTGTAACGTTTGTTTCCTGATCTATTGTTGTTTAATTAACATATGGTTTTGAGGGAACGGAAATGTTTTTAACGTTTGTGATGGTGTTCTTTCCCTTTTAAACTCAGATAGATGTCTATATCAAGCAATAACTTTTTATTGTAGAAGTTTTCTTTCATTCGGTTCTGTTTATTATTCTAAACAAAGCACACAAGCCTATGTCATTAAAAACACCATTAACAAATCATGTACAAATCTCCCAATTACACAGCATTTTTGCAAATAATTATCAACACATTTAGTTCCCATGTGTATGAGAATACTAAAAAAACTGACCATTGTCGTATTTGTAAGTGGGAACCTATGAAAACAGCCTATTTTATAAAGGGGATAACTGTTCggtaatgttattatttaaaaacgtagTATCATATAATCGAAAAACCTGCTATTCAATCTAACGTTTGCTACCTTATCCCGTGTTTACAATGCGTACTGTATAATAATATGAATGTTTGTGTATATAAAGACATTTTAACTAATCCTGGTAAAGTGGTTCTACCTTCACATTATACTAGGGTCAACAAACCACATCGACGTGTATAGATAATACTATGTTGCGTTAAACATAGATAATATGTTGGATATTGAATTCAACAAATGTTGACTTACGTTACTAGTAGAACCATTGTAGATTACGATCATGCAGAACTGTGATAATTTTAGTATTGTTAATTAACTAACCATACATGTATGAACGTTTTCCAGTATGactcaaatattttaaacatgttcgaTATCAGAAggcatgtatttatgttttatcgACGATAAAGGCATTTTCTTTTCCCTTCTGAAGCTGTTATATTTTGATTATCATATGTGCAGTATTTCTATTACTTGTCAATGGAACTATCGAAGTGTAGAAATAATCATTTCATATATCTTTAAATCAAGAGTTAGGTCACGATTGCATGTGTTACAAGTAATTGTGAAATACAGATGAATTCCTTAGTTGTGTGTTTCTCATATCTACAGGTACACATTCGAATGCCAAGTCTTCATCAGATCGAACTATTATATGATGTAATTTTCCATTGTATTTTTAAAGCCCACATGTGATTATCTTCCTATGATCAGTACCGATAGAATACGTAATTTAAGGCTACCTGCAAGGAAAAGCTTGCTACAGAATCCTTCTATGTTATCACCATTATCTAAGAATACTCAGGGCCTGCTAATTTCGGCGATAAATGTTTAATCAATGTAGTCAGTTTTATGAAGAGATTACAGCAAGAGATCCTATAATTCCTGTGTACAATATGTGTATATGTTCAACGTGATAAGGATATACAAAGAAGATTAGCGCTGGCTTGTTAAGCGAAAAGCCGGATGTCTAATTAAGCAGCTCATTCACCCTTAACAAAACAGCATTAGTAGTAAATAGTCGTTTCCCAGATTTCATACACACTGACTGCAAGCTTAACATGCGGCAGATAACATGATCTTAGAACCGTAAGTTCTCTTAGTTTCGAACACTAAGTTTTCGTACACCCTCTATTTTAGCAAAAATTATTATTCTTCTTGACTCTTATTTTTCGGATGGGTTTTCGCCAATAATTTATGTCTtttaattttcgaacattccatTTTATagcgctattctacagacttcggtcttgtttttgcttatcttgtgacaccTCGATCATGTTTGTTTACCACCGGATTAATGTCATATACGCGGGCATAGATCATGACATTCGCGGAATCGGGTAAAACAAATTGTACTGGTagaaaaaaaaatagatttaccCGACAGCATTTGACACAAGTTCGTCCTATTAAGGAAGCCGAATGTTACATTTCAACCGTTGTGTTCTATATGATTTCATGCAACAGCTAGCAAAGTTGTgaagttttatgtatttttaaaagcAGAAAAGGAAGAgtaaatcacaataaaataattctaaattgatgtattgtttttagttccatataattataattgtcgGACGCATTTATTTGTGTGTCTCTAAATTTGTGGACACCAgtaatttgtttatattgttcGTATCCATATTTTCGGATacgaaaaacaataattatccGAAATAATTTAAAATCTCATACAACACGCAGACACCATCTTTATAGATGCAGATGCTATCATATTAACCAAAACATTATCATACATGAAGGCATATACTTAATGCTTGAAGTCTTATAACCCATGTAGAAACTCTCAAACTGAACAAAGGATCCCTCattctaaaaacaaaaatataatgttttataaagaAGTTACCTCCCCAAATAAAGAAACCAGCATACTGAAAACACCACGTGTTTAAAGCACTTGAACGTGTAAACTAGACACGGGAATGCTAACGCTAAACAACGGTGATCGCATAGTAAACGTATGAAGCCTCATCATAAACACAGGGACTCTCGTACTCAACACAGCAAGTATCAGACTCAACACATGCAATCTGACATAAAACACTGACCCTCtcaaattatatacaaaacacataatttaacacAGCAAATATCCGGCGAAACGCCAGAAAGTTCATCCTAAAAACAGGTGATGTCATTCTTAAGACAAGCTCATATGTAACGTATGCAAAATCGTACTTAGTACAGGAACTAACACAAATAACAAAATGACTATTTTACAAAACACCGGAACTAGAATACTTAACACAGGAACCATCATTTTAAACGCAGTTACTTAAACAATTAACAAGGATCCCTCATACTTAATCGAGGAACAACGATATGAAACACAGGAACGCTGATACGTAGCACATTGCCTATTATACTTTATACAGTTCTCTTATACAGTAATCTTAACATAGGTACTATTATATTAAACACAGAAACACTGATAAAAACTCTCATACAGATTTCATAATAtctcaaaagaaaaaaataactctTAAAATTAACACCAAAACGCCAAAACTAAACAAAGAAATTATCGAATCGAACGCACGAACTCGCATAATAAACACTAGAGCTCTCAAAGTAAAAAGCGGAACTCCTGAACACCGAAACTCCTGAACTAAAGTAAGAAACTAGAATACTGATCACAGCAATTGTCATACTGAATATCAAAACACATGCACTCCCAAACACAAAACCATAGGAGTCAAGTTAAACAGACACATATCAGACGCAATACATGTAATCTCACACTTACCATaaacacattcaaaatatacaCTAAAACTATGTTATTCAGCACAGTGACTTTATAATTGACACTGGAAATGTTTCACATATACATTACATCCAAACTTAATCACAATAACGCTCGTAATATACAAACGAACGCTAATAGTTAATTCAGGAACTATAATGTCAAAAACAGAGGCTCTCTTGCTAAACACATCAACTTTCATTA contains:
- the LOC127853134 gene encoding neuromedin-B receptor-like isoform X3, encoding MDVSSPPPSVQNLNKTFADMISNESATANASNVMIEPHQNLEAIIVPVLFAIIFLIGTVGNVALIVTVLKNKSMRNTPNIFVVSISVGDLFLLLFSVPFSYTLYSVTSWPFGSIVCKLNEYMQTLSLGVSVFTLTALSGDRYIAIVHPMSKHMGKPKLITVITAVGIWILAMVLAIPEAVTSDLMYSLGHMPNTGNTTKIPPTIAYCDIYPDGRLLTWYPKAHSMFRFIVIFLVPVIIISAFYTMMARILVVSSRQMPCESVKDTSMNQQQKRQVQVRVKVAKIVMTFVLIFICCWLPRHVSILAGNFFDPEYNMGWHVLKIASFCLTFIYSCVNPYALYILSSQFRKYYNRYLFFCCPNVQYRSLATEQSAMYNFNSTRRGSTSLTGVVHSQSMC